The following coding sequences lie in one Chryseobacterium culicis genomic window:
- a CDS encoding DUF2797 domain-containing protein, protein MQFQGQILKMTSYDAKPIQYYLNLSGDLIHMNELFGKELSIKHTGFQCVNCGENKPIYRMGFCKSCFFESPYASDTIIRPELSTAHLGVAERDLEVEKQIQLQPHTVYLAYTGDVKVGVTRNTQIPTRWIDQGATFALPIARTENRYEAGMIEVALKEHLADKTNWRKMLQDDFEGEVDLADFRQKIKEYFPEDFQKFYSEGEELWSFDYPFEKPEKVSSFTLDKKPEFTGRLTGIKGQYLGFEGGNFINVRGHEGYVIDLEIRN, encoded by the coding sequence ATGCAGTTTCAAGGGCAAATTTTAAAAATGACAAGCTATGATGCTAAGCCAATCCAATACTACCTCAATCTTTCAGGAGATCTGATCCATATGAATGAGCTGTTTGGGAAGGAGTTAAGCATAAAACATACAGGATTTCAATGTGTAAATTGTGGTGAAAATAAACCGATTTACAGAATGGGATTCTGCAAAAGCTGTTTTTTTGAGAGTCCATATGCCAGTGATACCATTATCCGACCGGAGCTTTCTACCGCACATTTAGGGGTTGCAGAACGTGATCTTGAGGTTGAAAAACAAATTCAGCTTCAGCCGCACACTGTTTATCTGGCATACACCGGAGATGTAAAAGTAGGGGTTACCAGAAATACACAGATTCCTACAAGATGGATTGATCAGGGTGCAACTTTTGCATTACCTATTGCGAGAACCGAGAACCGATATGAAGCGGGAATGATAGAAGTCGCTTTAAAAGAGCATTTAGCAGACAAAACCAATTGGAGGAAAATGCTTCAGGATGATTTTGAAGGGGAAGTGGATCTTGCAGACTTCAGACAGAAAATCAAGGAATATTTCCCTGAAGACTTTCAGAAATTTTATAGTGAAGGTGAAGAATTGTGGAGTTTTGATTACCCTTTTGAAAAGCCGGAAAAAGTTTCTTCGTTTACTTTAGATAAAAAACCGGAATTCACAGGAAGGCTTACCGGTATTAAAGGACAGTACCTTGGATTTGAAGGAGGAAACTTTATCAATGTAAGAGGACATGAAGGATATGTGATCGATCTGGAAATCAGGAACTGA
- a CDS encoding GDP-mannose 4,6-dehydratase, whose product MVYLVTGGSGFIGSHLVERLLGNGHSVINIDNFDDFYDYQVKIKNTLESIGKNSDFEFSDKEVDIPRLISLTHSDQYSLYWQDIRDKKGLEEIFKTHPIDMVIHLAALAGVRPSIERPLEYEEVNVRGTMNLWELCKEFTITKFICASSSSVYGNNEKIPFSETDNVDNPISPYAATKKSGEIIGHVYHNLYHIDMIQLRFFTVYGPRQRPDLAIHKFVKLISENQEIPFYGDGNTARDYTYIDDIIDGITKSILYLENHSGVYKILNLGENQVVSLSEMVTTIEKALGKTAIKKILPMQPGDVTKTNADITKAKDLVGYKPATDFQNGIKKFVEWFLRKRH is encoded by the coding sequence ATGGTTTATCTTGTAACAGGCGGTAGTGGGTTCATCGGTTCCCATTTAGTTGAACGATTATTAGGAAATGGACATTCTGTCATAAACATTGACAATTTTGATGATTTCTATGACTATCAGGTAAAAATTAAAAATACTTTAGAGTCAATCGGTAAAAATTCGGATTTTGAATTCTCGGATAAAGAGGTTGATATTCCGCGTTTGATTTCCCTCACCCATTCTGATCAATATTCCCTCTATTGGCAGGACATCCGTGATAAAAAAGGTCTTGAAGAAATCTTTAAGACTCATCCTATTGACATGGTGATTCATCTGGCAGCCCTTGCTGGTGTACGTCCTTCCATTGAGCGCCCTTTGGAATATGAAGAAGTAAATGTACGGGGTACAATGAATCTTTGGGAGCTGTGTAAAGAGTTTACGATTACAAAGTTTATTTGTGCCTCCTCTTCAAGCGTGTATGGAAATAATGAAAAAATTCCTTTTTCAGAAACAGATAATGTAGACAATCCTATTTCACCCTATGCCGCAACAAAGAAAAGTGGGGAAATTATAGGTCATGTTTACCATAATCTATACCATATAGATATGATCCAGCTTAGGTTCTTTACAGTATATGGACCGAGACAAAGGCCAGATCTTGCCATACACAAGTTTGTAAAACTTATTTCAGAAAATCAGGAAATCCCTTTTTACGGTGATGGAAATACTGCCAGAGATTACACCTATATCGATGACATCATTGATGGGATTACCAAATCAATCCTCTATTTGGAAAACCATTCCGGAGTGTATAAAATTCTTAATCTTGGTGAAAACCAGGTGGTATCTTTATCTGAAATGGTGACCACTATAGAAAAGGCACTGGGAAAAACTGCCATCAAAAAAATTCTGCCAATGCAGCCGGGAGATGTCACAAAAACGAATGCCGATATTACAAAAGCAAAGGATTTAGTAGGGTACAAACCGGCCACAGACTTCCAAAATGGCATAAAAAAATTTGTGGAATGGTTTTTGAGAAAACGACATTAA
- a CDS encoding DUF2795 domain-containing protein — protein sequence MYWTLELASYLSDAPWPMTKAELIDYAIRTGAPMEVVENLQAIEDEGEIYESIEEVWSDYPTDEDFLWNEDEY from the coding sequence ATGTACTGGACATTAGAATTAGCTTCATATTTAAGTGACGCACCTTGGCCAATGACAAAAGCAGAGCTTATCGACTACGCAATCAGAACTGGTGCACCTATGGAAGTAGTAGAAAACCTTCAGGCAATCGAAGACGAAGGAGAAATTTATGAATCTATCGAAGAAGTATGGAGTGACTATCCTACTGACGAGGATTTCCTTTGGAACGAGGACGAATATTAA
- the secA gene encoding preprotein translocase subunit SecA gives MSFLNKVLKGFLGDKKAQDLKEVKKVVTKIRAVEPNIQQLSDDGLRQKTAEFKENIKSATSKITAQIEQIKEQIKNSTNVDEKEALFSKIESLKKESYEIEEKVLVQVLPEAFALIKETARRWAQNGEIRVTASDWDRELAAAGKDFVSIQGDTAVWKNSWDAAGTPVVWDMVHYDVQFIGGVILHSGKIAEMATGEGKTLVGTLPIYLNSLPERGVHVVTVNDYLAKRDSAWMGPLYQFHGMSIDCIDNHQPNSDGRRKAYNSDITYGTNNEFGFDYLRDNMVTSPSELVQRELNFAIVDEVDSVLVDDARTPLIISGPVPQGDRQEFDILKPSIDRIVEVQKKTVSAIFNEAKKLIAAGNTKEGGFKLLQAYRGLPKNRQLIKFLSESGNRALLQKVEAQYMQDNNRDMPIVDKDLYFVIEEKNNQVDLTDKGVEYMSQGNSDSNFFVLPDIGTEIAEVEAKNLSKEEEFEAKEKLFSDFAEKSERVHTMSQLLKAYTLFEKDDEYVVIDGEVKIVDEQTGRIMEGRRYSDGLHQAIEAKENVKIEAATQTFATVTLQNYFRMYNKLAGMTGTAETEAGELWEIYKLDVVVIPTNRVILRDDKQDLVFKTNREKYNAVIEEIEKLTAARRPVLVGTTSVEISQLLSKALQLRKIPHQVLNAKLHKKEAEIVAGAGQPGVVTIATNMAGRGTDIKLSKEVKEAGGLAIIGTERHDSRRVDRQLRGRAGRQGDPGSSQFYVSLEDNLMRLFGSERIAKMMDRMGHKEGEVIQHSMISKSIERAQKKVEENNFGTRKRLLEYDDVMNKQRDVIYKRRKNALFGDHLKYDITNMIFDVANSIVAKGKASGSYKDFEYEIIKTFTMESPVSQNDFNNKTIPDLTNILFKAAQEDYAMKLNLLKEKSFPIIENVYQNQGSMFKMIQVPFTDGHKTMTIVADLKEAYDTQCESLVNDFEKNITLSIIDENWKLHLREMDDLRRSSQGAVYEQKDPLVIYKQESFHLFSEMIDKLNKEIISFLYKGEIPA, from the coding sequence ATGAGTTTTTTAAACAAAGTTCTTAAAGGGTTTTTGGGAGACAAAAAAGCGCAGGACCTAAAAGAAGTAAAAAAAGTTGTAACAAAAATCAGAGCTGTAGAACCTAACATTCAACAATTGTCAGATGATGGGTTGAGACAAAAAACGGCTGAGTTTAAAGAGAATATAAAATCTGCAACCAGCAAGATTACAGCTCAAATAGAACAGATAAAAGAGCAGATAAAAAATTCAACAAACGTTGACGAAAAAGAAGCTCTTTTCTCAAAAATTGAGTCTTTAAAGAAAGAATCATACGAAATTGAAGAAAAAGTTCTGGTTCAGGTTCTTCCCGAAGCTTTTGCATTGATCAAAGAAACGGCAAGAAGATGGGCTCAGAATGGAGAAATCCGTGTAACGGCTAGTGACTGGGATAGAGAACTGGCTGCTGCAGGAAAAGATTTCGTTAGTATTCAGGGAGACACAGCTGTTTGGAAAAACTCATGGGACGCTGCCGGAACTCCTGTAGTTTGGGATATGGTCCACTATGATGTTCAGTTTATCGGAGGAGTTATTCTTCACAGCGGTAAAATTGCCGAGATGGCAACCGGTGAAGGTAAAACTTTGGTAGGAACATTACCTATTTATTTAAATTCACTTCCTGAAAGAGGGGTACACGTTGTAACCGTGAACGACTACCTGGCAAAAAGAGACTCTGCATGGATGGGTCCTCTTTATCAGTTCCATGGTATGTCTATCGACTGTATCGATAACCACCAACCGAACTCTGACGGAAGAAGAAAAGCATATAACTCAGATATTACCTACGGAACGAATAACGAATTCGGTTTCGATTACCTGAGAGATAACATGGTGACATCACCTTCAGAACTGGTACAAAGAGAACTGAACTTTGCAATCGTGGATGAAGTTGACTCTGTATTGGTAGATGATGCAAGAACACCATTGATCATTTCTGGTCCGGTTCCTCAGGGAGACAGACAAGAATTTGATATTCTTAAGCCTTCTATCGACAGAATTGTTGAAGTACAAAAGAAAACGGTTTCTGCTATTTTCAATGAAGCAAAAAAATTAATCGCTGCTGGAAATACAAAAGAAGGAGGATTCAAATTACTTCAGGCATACAGAGGTCTTCCAAAAAACAGACAATTAATCAAATTCTTATCGGAAAGCGGAAACAGAGCATTGCTTCAGAAAGTTGAAGCGCAATATATGCAGGACAACAACCGTGATATGCCGATCGTAGATAAAGATCTTTACTTCGTTATAGAGGAGAAAAACAATCAGGTAGACCTTACAGACAAAGGTGTTGAATACATGTCTCAAGGAAACTCTGATTCCAATTTCTTCGTACTTCCGGATATCGGAACTGAGATTGCTGAAGTAGAAGCTAAAAACTTATCTAAAGAAGAAGAGTTTGAAGCTAAAGAAAAACTTTTCTCTGATTTTGCTGAAAAATCTGAGCGAGTTCACACGATGAGCCAGCTATTGAAAGCGTACACGTTATTTGAAAAAGATGATGAATATGTAGTGATTGATGGTGAAGTAAAAATCGTTGACGAGCAGACAGGTCGTATCATGGAAGGAAGACGTTATTCAGACGGTCTTCACCAGGCGATTGAAGCGAAAGAGAATGTAAAAATTGAGGCAGCGACTCAAACTTTTGCAACGGTTACCCTTCAGAATTATTTCCGTATGTACAACAAACTTGCGGGGATGACGGGTACTGCTGAAACTGAAGCTGGAGAACTTTGGGAGATCTACAAATTAGACGTTGTAGTAATTCCTACCAACCGTGTTATTTTAAGAGATGACAAACAAGATTTGGTTTTCAAAACCAACAGAGAAAAATATAACGCCGTAATTGAAGAAATTGAAAAACTAACAGCAGCAAGAAGACCTGTCTTGGTAGGTACAACTTCTGTTGAGATTTCTCAATTATTATCAAAGGCACTTCAATTAAGAAAAATTCCACACCAGGTATTGAATGCGAAGCTTCACAAGAAAGAAGCGGAAATTGTAGCAGGTGCAGGACAGCCAGGAGTTGTAACAATCGCAACCAACATGGCAGGTCGTGGTACGGATATTAAGCTTTCTAAAGAAGTAAAAGAAGCCGGAGGTTTAGCCATTATCGGTACTGAAAGACATGATTCAAGACGTGTTGACAGACAGTTAAGAGGTAGAGCGGGACGTCAGGGAGATCCGGGAAGTTCGCAGTTCTATGTATCTCTTGAAGATAACTTAATGCGTTTGTTCGGTTCTGAAAGAATCGCTAAAATGATGGACAGAATGGGTCATAAAGAAGGTGAAGTTATTCAGCACTCTATGATCAGTAAGTCTATTGAAAGAGCTCAGAAGAAAGTAGAAGAAAATAACTTCGGAACAAGAAAGAGACTTCTTGAGTATGATGACGTAATGAATAAACAACGTGACGTAATCTATAAGAGAAGAAAGAACGCTCTATTCGGAGACCACTTGAAATATGACATTACGAATATGATTTTCGATGTTGCTAATTCTATCGTTGCGAAAGGAAAAGCTTCTGGAAGTTATAAGGATTTTGAATATGAAATTATTAAAACATTCACCATGGAATCCCCGGTTTCCCAAAATGATTTTAATAATAAAACCATTCCGGATCTGACCAATATCTTATTCAAGGCCGCTCAGGAAGATTACGCAATGAAGCTGAACTTATTGAAAGAAAAATCATTCCCAATCATTGAGAATGTATACCAAAATCAAGGTTCAATGTTCAAAATGATCCAGGTTCCTTTCACAGACGGACACAAAACAATGACTATTGTAGCTGACCTTAAAGAAGCTTACGATACTCAGTGTGAAAGTTTAGTGAACGATTTCGAAAAGAACATCACATTATCAATTATTGATGAAAACTGGAAGCTTCACCTTCGTGAGATGGACGACTTGAGAAGATCTTCACAAGGAGCTGTTTACGAGCAGAAAGATCCATTGGTAATCTATAAGCAGGAATCTTTCCACTTATTCAGTGAAATGATTGACAAACTAAACAAAGAAATTATTTCTTTCTTATACAAAGGAGAAATTCCAGCGTAA
- a CDS encoding TonB-dependent siderophore receptor, with protein sequence MKNVLICASALGTMLVSAQKKDSLTTKSIDEVVINTYVKKDSDYSNKMPLKAIEDPQVYSSIGKGILENQLIFTVDDAFRNVAGAQKMWSATNRAGDGGIYLNLRGFVAGNSIRNGMVAPITTSMDAINIERIEVLKGPSATLFGSNVTSYGGVVNRITKRPYETFGGAVSLAGGSYNYYRVQADVNAPLTADKKLLFRLNTAYTNQGTFQRTNAKNSFYAFTPSLTYRPTDKLEINAELEMLETNAYPETSFFFYFPGSQLGADNMDQMEKLGYDYKQTYTGNDLKTTAKARNFFGQVNYKINDFIKSSTNVSTSYSYSDGFNPYFYFAPNPANSSEIGVARADQSTKDGKRTYFQLQQNFNSDFKIGSVRNRTVAGFDYMRMNDNQFFMFTEFDWVPFNAADYSNMNGQTLATKYQTLQSSPNFDRDNTYISTGKKDVYSGYISNVITPVAGLNILTSLRYESVDFKGGQTGQIATAAYTQGAWSPKLGIVYQIIQDKVSVFGNYQNSFTSNGYYISDADSNVTLSDPERANQFEGGFKASLIKGRISTTLSYYNIKVKNTLLNVGYTSLGRAIQRQAGSLTSQGVELEANAYLIKGFSVIAGVSYNDMKYTEADETVMGRRPSTASSPWLVNFNASYQFLDGNLKGLGFGVGGNYASDNKIVNSTTMGTFILPKYLVMNANVFYDARKFRVGVKVDNFTNEKYWNGYTTANAQPLANVLGSFTYKF encoded by the coding sequence ATGAAAAATGTACTGATCTGTGCTTCTGCACTGGGAACAATGCTGGTTTCTGCCCAAAAAAAAGATTCATTAACCACTAAAAGCATTGACGAAGTAGTTATCAATACATATGTTAAGAAAGACAGTGATTATTCTAACAAAATGCCTCTTAAAGCCATAGAGGATCCACAAGTATACTCATCCATTGGCAAAGGAATTTTAGAAAACCAATTAATTTTTACAGTAGATGATGCCTTCAGAAATGTGGCTGGTGCACAAAAAATGTGGAGTGCTACCAACAGAGCAGGAGATGGAGGAATTTATCTAAACTTAAGAGGTTTTGTAGCCGGAAACTCTATCAGAAATGGAATGGTAGCTCCTATTACAACTTCAATGGATGCAATTAATATTGAAAGAATTGAAGTTTTAAAAGGGCCTTCAGCAACATTATTCGGAAGTAATGTAACTTCTTACGGAGGAGTTGTCAACAGAATTACCAAAAGACCTTATGAAACATTTGGTGGAGCTGTTTCTTTAGCAGGAGGTAGTTATAATTACTATAGAGTACAGGCTGACGTAAATGCACCGCTTACTGCTGATAAAAAATTACTATTCAGATTAAACACTGCTTACACCAACCAGGGAACTTTCCAAAGAACGAATGCTAAAAATTCTTTTTATGCATTTACTCCCTCTCTTACATATCGCCCAACAGACAAACTAGAGATCAATGCAGAATTGGAAATGCTTGAGACCAATGCGTATCCTGAAACGTCGTTTTTCTTTTATTTCCCCGGATCACAGCTTGGAGCCGACAATATGGACCAAATGGAGAAACTGGGATACGACTACAAACAAACCTATACAGGGAATGATCTTAAAACAACAGCTAAAGCCAGAAACTTTTTTGGGCAGGTAAATTATAAAATCAATGATTTTATCAAATCATCGACCAACGTAAGTACTTCCTACTCATATTCTGATGGCTTCAATCCATATTTTTATTTTGCACCCAATCCAGCCAACAGCTCAGAAATTGGAGTAGCAAGAGCAGACCAGTCAACCAAAGACGGCAAAAGAACGTATTTCCAACTTCAGCAAAACTTCAATTCAGATTTTAAAATCGGAAGTGTAAGGAACAGAACTGTAGCGGGTTTTGATTATATGAGAATGAATGATAACCAGTTCTTTATGTTTACTGAGTTTGATTGGGTACCATTCAACGCTGCAGATTATTCAAATATGAATGGCCAGACACTGGCAACAAAGTACCAGACTCTACAAAGCAGCCCCAACTTTGATCGTGATAACACCTATATCAGTACAGGTAAAAAAGATGTTTACAGTGGTTATATCTCCAACGTAATTACACCTGTTGCAGGACTTAATATCCTTACCTCTTTACGATATGAAAGCGTAGATTTTAAAGGAGGTCAAACGGGACAAATTGCAACAGCAGCATATACCCAGGGAGCATGGTCTCCAAAATTGGGAATTGTTTATCAGATTATTCAGGACAAAGTATCTGTTTTCGGGAATTATCAAAACAGCTTTACAAGCAATGGATACTATATTTCAGATGCAGACTCTAATGTAACCTTATCAGATCCTGAAAGAGCAAACCAATTTGAAGGTGGGTTTAAAGCCAGCCTTATCAAAGGAAGAATCAGCACAACTTTGAGTTATTACAATATCAAAGTAAAAAATACACTTCTTAATGTGGGATATACATCATTAGGAAGAGCCATTCAAAGACAGGCAGGTTCATTAACAAGCCAGGGTGTTGAATTAGAAGCAAATGCATATCTGATCAAAGGTTTCTCCGTAATCGCCGGAGTAAGCTACAACGATATGAAATATACGGAAGCTGATGAAACCGTAATGGGAAGAAGACCTTCCACTGCATCATCTCCGTGGTTAGTTAACTTCAATGCTAGTTACCAGTTCCTTGACGGAAACTTAAAAGGTCTTGGATTCGGGGTTGGAGGAAACTATGCCAGCGATAACAAGATTGTCAACTCAACGACGATGGGAACCTTCATCCTTCCAAAATACTTAGTCATGAATGCCAACGTATTTTATGATGCCAGAAAATTCAGAGTCGGTGTAAAAGTAGACAATTTCACGAACGAAAAATACTGGAACGGATATACAACGGCTAATGCACAGCCACTTGCTAATGTATTAGGAAGCTTTACTTATAAATTTTAA
- a CDS encoding TonB-dependent siderophore receptor: MKRITIGAALLTTMLSFAQEKKDTIKSNDIEEVVVNGRYYQKYKLNEVSGSLRIQTPILELPQNVQSVSSQVLADQITLNMSEGIVRNVSGARKVEHWDNVYSNVFMRGASIATFMNGMNVSSTWGPINPDASIIDRIEFVKGPAGFMGSMGDPAGFYNVVTKKPTGKFANSVRFTTGSYNLFRGEADLDGVLVKDGVLDYRINLMGSSNNSWVENDKTSKIIVAPSITFRPTKTTTFTAQYNYQYLKFNQPGAYLMSNDGYASLNVHTNFNDPNFKKTEVKDQSLFLSLDQKLFKDWVWSTQYAYMDLNYDGGSWWGTFDSANKNILNRTLSNWQAKGKNHIFQTYVRGTLNTGNIVHKIIAGFDYGDRKYNADFSSFAGGPFPIDIYNVNYGVDPSKLPSSDFYTLNPSAPFYDDEGVKYTSYYAQDQIEMFNNKLRITLAGRYTSGTSYAGYPYYSPGNVVQRNKAGEFTPRVGISYSIMDDFSVYGIYDKTFAPQSGTGINNTQITDPFKGQNIEFGLKKDWFGGKWNSTFSVYEIRRQNILVAGLKEQNGGVPFQVASGEQRARGFETDIKGEIIKGLNIIINYAYTDAKTIKDTDPTRIGIQSPGNAKNVQNTWVNYRFENGLMKGFGISAGYQYQGGRQSWFGVNAAKDQSLPDYFDTNFGVSYVAKKFDVNLMLNNVLNKKLYSGYRGDAGEYAWIYNAPRNWRLSIGYKF; encoded by the coding sequence ATGAAAAGAATAACAATAGGAGCTGCATTATTAACAACCATGTTAAGTTTTGCACAGGAAAAAAAAGACACCATCAAATCCAACGATATTGAAGAAGTAGTTGTTAACGGAAGATATTATCAGAAATACAAACTGAATGAAGTTTCAGGTTCATTGAGAATCCAGACTCCGATTCTTGAACTTCCTCAAAATGTACAGTCTGTAAGTTCTCAGGTTCTTGCTGATCAGATTACATTGAACATGTCGGAAGGAATTGTCCGTAACGTAAGTGGAGCAAGAAAGGTAGAACACTGGGATAATGTATACTCCAATGTTTTCATGAGAGGAGCCAGTATTGCTACTTTTATGAATGGGATGAATGTATCTTCAACCTGGGGACCAATCAATCCTGATGCCTCTATCATTGACAGAATAGAGTTTGTAAAAGGACCAGCCGGATTTATGGGTTCTATGGGAGATCCAGCCGGATTTTATAATGTGGTAACTAAAAAACCTACCGGAAAGTTTGCCAACAGTGTACGTTTCACAACGGGAAGTTATAATCTTTTCAGAGGAGAAGCTGATCTGGACGGAGTACTTGTAAAAGACGGTGTTTTAGACTACCGTATTAATTTAATGGGTAGCTCTAATAATTCATGGGTTGAAAATGATAAAACAAGCAAAATTATTGTTGCTCCTTCCATTACTTTCAGACCTACAAAGACCACGACATTTACCGCTCAATATAACTATCAGTATTTAAAATTCAATCAGCCGGGAGCTTATCTGATGTCTAATGACGGATATGCTTCATTGAATGTACATACCAACTTTAATGATCCTAATTTCAAAAAAACAGAGGTAAAAGATCAGAGTTTATTCTTAAGTTTAGATCAGAAGCTTTTCAAAGACTGGGTTTGGAGCACGCAGTATGCTTATATGGATCTGAACTATGACGGAGGCTCATGGTGGGGAACTTTTGATTCAGCCAATAAAAATATTTTAAACAGAACATTAAGCAACTGGCAGGCCAAAGGAAAAAATCATATTTTCCAGACCTATGTGAGAGGAACCCTTAATACAGGGAATATTGTTCATAAAATAATTGCAGGATTTGATTACGGAGATAGAAAATACAATGCAGATTTCTCATCTTTTGCAGGAGGACCATTCCCAATTGATATTTACAATGTAAACTATGGGGTAGATCCTTCAAAACTTCCTTCTTCTGACTTTTATACATTAAATCCATCTGCACCTTTTTATGATGATGAAGGGGTAAAATATACTTCGTACTATGCTCAGGATCAGATTGAAATGTTTAACAATAAGTTAAGAATAACATTAGCAGGAAGATATACAAGCGGTACTTCTTACGCAGGATATCCGTATTACTCACCTGGAAATGTTGTTCAAAGAAATAAAGCAGGAGAATTCACACCGAGAGTAGGAATTAGTTATTCAATCATGGACGATTTCTCTGTTTATGGAATTTATGACAAAACTTTCGCACCACAATCCGGAACTGGAATTAATAATACACAGATTACAGATCCTTTCAAAGGACAGAATATCGAATTCGGTTTAAAGAAAGACTGGTTCGGAGGAAAATGGAACTCTACTTTCTCAGTATATGAAATCAGAAGGCAAAATATTCTTGTAGCAGGACTTAAAGAACAAAATGGAGGGGTTCCTTTTCAGGTTGCTTCAGGTGAGCAAAGAGCAAGAGGTTTTGAAACCGATATCAAAGGAGAAATCATCAAAGGGTTGAACATTATTATCAACTATGCTTATACAGATGCAAAGACCATCAAAGACACAGATCCTACAAGAATTGGAATTCAGTCTCCGGGGAATGCAAAAAATGTACAAAATACTTGGGTAAACTACAGATTTGAAAATGGTCTTATGAAAGGGTTCGGAATTTCAGCAGGGTACCAGTATCAGGGAGGAAGACAATCCTGGTTTGGAGTAAATGCAGCGAAAGATCAAAGTCTTCCGGATTATTTTGATACCAACTTCGGGGTTTCCTATGTTGCTAAAAAATTCGATGTCAATCTAATGTTGAATAATGTCCTTAACAAAAAGCTTTACAGCGGTTACAGAGGAGATGCCGGCGAATATGCCTGGATCTACAATGCTCCGCGTAACTGGAGATTATCAATAGGATATAAATTTTAA
- a CDS encoding PepSY-associated TM helix domain-containing protein, protein MKKKHHHTKKASSKKWSAKLHLWFGLSVGIIVFIVSLSGTLYVFKDEIQNSLRKEAIYLKKEDIGKKPLSINLLREKVSLELNEKYPVSAVEIPLDKAKSYQFEYYDKSKKGWNYFQQVRINKLVYVNQYTGEILAVYNEKYDVFSILKYLHWGLLLNSEWGPYTVGIPTVLFIIMLITGIILWWPKNKNARKGRFWFNWENVKNWKRKNYDLHNILGFYASFIALLLSVTGLYFAYPYVKNTFTFALSGSWELPKEKERKSPDSLMAKNEAVFDLAAAQTEKLYAKSSSFRITLNGKNKKGKELKNLPVTVYGLDGRYSERNILNFDKYSGKLLTNKPHHKLNTAEKYSNANYDIHTGSYFGIIGKIIWFIAGLTCTSLPVTGFLVWWGKRKKKGKKI, encoded by the coding sequence ATGAAAAAAAAGCATCACCATACAAAGAAAGCTTCTTCAAAAAAGTGGTCCGCAAAACTCCATCTGTGGTTTGGCCTGTCTGTTGGCATCATTGTATTTATAGTCTCTCTTTCAGGGACTTTATATGTTTTTAAGGACGAAATACAAAATAGCCTACGTAAAGAAGCTATTTACCTGAAGAAAGAGGATATTGGGAAAAAACCATTGTCTATCAATCTGCTTCGTGAAAAAGTATCCTTAGAACTTAATGAAAAATATCCTGTAAGCGCTGTAGAAATTCCTTTGGACAAAGCCAAGTCCTATCAGTTTGAATACTATGACAAAAGCAAAAAGGGATGGAACTATTTTCAGCAGGTGCGCATCAACAAACTGGTTTATGTAAATCAGTATACCGGAGAAATCCTTGCAGTATATAATGAGAAATATGATGTATTCAGTATTCTGAAATATCTCCACTGGGGACTTCTGCTCAACTCAGAATGGGGACCATATACGGTAGGAATTCCAACCGTCCTTTTTATCATTATGCTGATTACAGGAATCATTTTATGGTGGCCTAAAAATAAAAACGCCAGAAAAGGACGTTTCTGGTTCAATTGGGAAAATGTAAAAAACTGGAAACGTAAAAACTACGATCTTCATAATATTCTGGGATTCTATGCATCGTTTATTGCTCTTCTTCTAAGTGTAACGGGGCTTTATTTTGCCTATCCCTATGTAAAAAATACGTTTACTTTCGCCTTATCCGGCTCATGGGAACTTCCAAAAGAAAAGGAAAGAAAATCTCCAGACTCATTGATGGCAAAGAATGAAGCTGTTTTTGATCTCGCTGCAGCACAGACTGAAAAACTGTATGCAAAATCATCCAGCTTCAGAATTACTTTAAATGGAAAGAATAAAAAAGGAAAAGAACTGAAAAACCTTCCGGTAACAGTTTACGGACTGGATGGAAGATACAGTGAAAGAAACATCCTGAACTTCGACAAATACTCAGGAAAACTACTGACCAACAAACCTCATCACAAACTCAATACCGCCGAGAAATATTCCAACGCCAATTATGATATCCATACCGGATCCTACTTCGGAATCATTGGAAAGATCATTTGGTTTATCGCCGGCCTTACGTGTACATCACTCCCTGTAACCGGATTTCTGGTTTGGTGGGGAAAAAGAAAGAAAAAAGGAAAGAAAATATAA